One genomic segment of Novisyntrophococcus fermenticellae includes these proteins:
- the hflX gene encoding GTPase HflX, which yields MGDLFESDQIKERVILVGVQMQRQEDVFWSLLELEELAQTAGAFVAARVVQNREGIHPATYVGKGKLDELKEMLEVLEATGIICDDELSPAQMNNLERELECKVMDRTLLILDIFAGRAKTSEGKIQVELAQLKYRQARLVGLRSSLSRLGGGIGTRGPGEKKLEMDRRLITDRIAALRRELEDVQRHRDLIRQQRERSQRKICAIVGYTNAGKSTLLNVMTGAGILAEDQLFATLDPTTRVLDLPGGQQVLLTDTVGFIRKLPHHLIEAFKSTLEEARYADIIIHVVDSSSPQMEQQMDVVYDTLKQLGVEGQTIITLFNKQDKLAEDKRLRDKHADYVLKTSLKFQNGMEELRQLLEEILKKQQIFIDRTYSYQEASKISLIRAHGQLVSEEYLPEGIQIQAYVPKEIYGQV from the coding sequence ATGGGAGATTTGTTTGAATCGGATCAAATAAAAGAAAGGGTGATTCTGGTTGGTGTCCAGATGCAGCGGCAGGAGGATGTCTTCTGGTCACTCCTGGAGCTGGAGGAGCTTGCACAGACTGCCGGAGCTTTCGTTGCGGCCAGGGTCGTGCAGAACCGGGAAGGAATTCATCCTGCAACTTATGTGGGAAAAGGAAAACTGGATGAACTTAAGGAAATGCTGGAGGTGCTTGAAGCTACCGGAATCATCTGTGATGATGAACTGTCTCCGGCACAGATGAACAATCTGGAGAGGGAACTGGAGTGCAAGGTCATGGATCGTACATTGCTGATTCTGGATATTTTCGCCGGAAGAGCAAAGACCAGTGAAGGTAAGATTCAGGTGGAACTGGCCCAATTGAAGTACCGGCAGGCCAGACTGGTAGGACTGCGCTCATCACTTTCCAGGCTGGGTGGAGGAATCGGCACCAGAGGTCCCGGAGAAAAGAAGCTGGAGATGGACCGGCGTCTGATTACAGACAGGATTGCCGCCCTTCGCAGAGAATTGGAAGATGTGCAGCGCCATCGGGATTTGATCCGGCAGCAACGAGAGCGGAGTCAAAGGAAAATCTGTGCAATTGTTGGATATACCAATGCCGGCAAGTCGACCCTGTTAAATGTCATGACGGGAGCCGGGATTCTTGCGGAAGACCAGCTTTTTGCAACCCTGGATCCTACTACACGTGTACTGGACCTTCCGGGTGGACAGCAGGTTCTCTTAACTGATACGGTTGGATTCATCCGCAAACTGCCCCATCATCTGATAGAGGCTTTTAAAAGTACGCTGGAGGAAGCCCGTTATGCAGATATTATCATTCATGTTGTGGATTCATCCAGTCCACAGATGGAACAGCAGATGGACGTTGTGTATGATACCCTGAAACAGCTGGGGGTAGAAGGACAGACAATCATTACACTATTTAATAAACAAGACAAGTTAGCAGAAGATAAAAGGCTTAGAGACAAGCATGCGGATTATGTCTTAAAGACATCCTTAAAATTTCAAAATGGCATGGAAGAGCTACGGCAGCTGCTGGAGGAGATATTGAAAAAGCAGCAGATATTTATTGACCGGACCTATTCTTACCAGGAGGCATCTAAGATATCTCTGATTCGTGCGCATGGTCAGTTGGTATCAGAAGAATACCTTCCGGAGGGAATTCAGATTCAGGCTTATGTACCAAAAGAAATCTATGGACAAGTATGA
- a CDS encoding DUF1385 domain-containing protein — MKSSNIGGQAVMEGIMMRHGDAYSIAVRKPDQEIEVKVEKYKSLIKNKKVLSLPIIRGVFSFIDSLLIGTKCLMYSASFFEDEEEEKKNITKEEREKQEMKQASQEKWLMYGTVAFSVVISVAVFMLLPYYLTSLLRHVTTSQGILGFAESLVRVLIFLLYLALISHMKDIQRTFEYHGAEHKCINCIEHGLELNVENVMKSSREHKRCGTSFLFFVMIVSAVFLMFIRVDSALWRVLIRILLLPVIAGVSYEIIRLAGRSDHKLVNLLSKPGMMIQHMTTREPDEEEVQVAITAVEAVFDWRAYLADNFDYSYGEAVSASGEVYE; from the coding sequence ATGAAATCATCCAACATCGGCGGACAGGCTGTTATGGAAGGAATTATGATGCGCCATGGTGATGCATATTCCATAGCAGTTCGTAAACCAGACCAGGAAATAGAAGTAAAAGTAGAGAAATATAAGAGTCTCATCAAGAATAAAAAAGTGCTCAGCCTTCCGATTATCCGGGGGGTGTTCAGCTTTATAGATTCGCTCTTAATCGGAACCAAATGTCTGATGTATTCTGCTTCGTTTTTTGAGGACGAAGAAGAAGAGAAAAAGAACATAACGAAGGAAGAACGCGAGAAGCAGGAGATGAAACAGGCAAGTCAGGAAAAGTGGCTCATGTATGGAACTGTGGCATTTTCTGTTGTGATTTCTGTTGCTGTTTTCATGCTCCTGCCCTATTATCTGACCAGCCTGCTGCGCCATGTAACCACATCTCAGGGAATCTTAGGGTTTGCAGAATCTTTGGTTCGTGTGCTGATATTTTTGCTGTATCTGGCCCTTATCTCCCATATGAAAGATATTCAGAGAACGTTTGAATATCATGGTGCTGAACACAAGTGCATCAACTGTATCGAGCATGGCCTGGAATTAAATGTGGAGAATGTGATGAAAAGCTCCAGAGAACATAAACGCTGCGGCACTAGTTTCTTATTCTTTGTTATGATTGTCAGTGCGGTTTTTCTGATGTTTATACGTGTGGATTCTGCCCTCTGGCGGGTCCTGATTCGTATCCTTCTCCTTCCGGTGATTGCTGGGGTTTCCTATGAAATCATACGCCTGGCAGGAAGAAGCGATCATAAACTGGTGAATCTGTTAAGTAAACCCGGCATGATGATTCAGCACATGACAACACGTGAACCGGACGAGGAAGAAGTCCAGGTGGCGATTACGGCGGTGGAGGCCGTATTTGACTGGCGTGCTTATCTTGCAGATAATTTTGATTATTCCTACGGGGAGGCAGTGTCTGCTTCAGGAGAAGTTTATGAATGA
- a CDS encoding tetratricopeptide repeat protein yields the protein MRKAIIIGGICCLLGLLSACQIKGESDTYEAGLAALDKKEYTAALAQFQSAAKEDGYKAEAYRMEGIVYLKMQEYDFAVTLLNKSLEELKFKHEDFEKDVNYYLGEAHKGSGNTEKAIEIYSGLISKYKDAEAYFLRGQLYLEQQEEEKATSDFKASLKKDTGYENYMNVYMAYAAKNRGADGAAYLEKALHKDSEKPEEQYQQGRIYYYLEEYDSAKKVLNKAVNAKNQDAVLLLGRIYLETGDTVNARALYQNYLRDNGKSAIAYNGLALCDIADREHDSALENIQKGLKYGSKEEQESLLFNEIIAYERRLDFETAKEKMTAFLEKYPDNEAAIRENTFLQKR from the coding sequence TTGAGAAAAGCAATTATCATAGGAGGAATATGCTGTCTGTTGGGCCTGCTGTCTGCCTGTCAGATAAAAGGTGAATCCGACACTTATGAAGCCGGTCTCGCGGCTTTAGATAAGAAGGAGTATACTGCGGCGCTGGCACAGTTCCAATCGGCGGCAAAAGAAGATGGGTATAAAGCCGAAGCTTACCGTATGGAGGGAATTGTCTATCTAAAGATGCAGGAATATGATTTTGCGGTAACCTTGCTGAATAAGAGTCTGGAAGAACTGAAGTTTAAACATGAAGATTTTGAAAAAGATGTTAATTACTATTTAGGAGAGGCGCATAAGGGGAGCGGGAACACAGAAAAAGCAATTGAGATTTACAGTGGACTAATCAGTAAGTATAAGGATGCGGAAGCATATTTTCTGCGCGGACAGTTGTATCTGGAACAACAGGAAGAAGAAAAAGCCACTTCTGACTTTAAAGCATCGCTGAAAAAGGACACAGGTTATGAGAATTATATGAATGTCTATATGGCTTATGCCGCTAAGAACAGAGGTGCCGATGGCGCCGCTTATCTGGAGAAGGCACTTCATAAAGATTCGGAGAAACCGGAAGAGCAGTATCAGCAGGGACGGATTTATTATTATCTGGAGGAATATGACAGCGCGAAAAAAGTCCTGAATAAAGCCGTGAATGCAAAGAATCAGGATGCCGTGCTCCTTCTTGGCAGAATTTATCTTGAAACAGGTGATACTGTCAATGCCAGAGCCTTGTACCAGAATTATCTTCGGGATAATGGGAAGTCTGCAATTGCTTATAATGGACTGGCACTTTGCGATATCGCAGATCGGGAACATGACAGTGCATTGGAGAACATTCAAAAGGGTCTGAAATATGGAAGTAAAGAGGAGCAGGAAAGCCTGCTGTTTAATGAAATTATAGCATACGAAAGGCGATTGGATTTTGAGACAGCGAAGGAAAAGATGACCGCTTTTCTGGAAAAATATCCGGATAATGAAGCAGCCATCCGCGAAAACACATTTTTGCAGAAGCGCTAA
- the prfA gene encoding peptide chain release factor 1, whose amino-acid sequence MFDKLEDILIRLEEILRQLAEPGVAGDSARFQRLMKEQAELQPIAEAYREYKSNKQTIEDSLSMLEEENDGEMREMLKEELSSAKKRVEELEQEIKILLLPKDPNDNKNVIVEIRAGAGGDEAALFAAEVYRMYVKYAESRNWKTEMIDVNENGIGGFKEVTFMINGAGAYSRMKYESGVHRVQRVPETESGGRIHTSTITVAIMPEAEEIDFQLDMNDCKFDVFRASGNGGQCVNTTDSAVRLTHIPTGIVISCQDEKSQLKNKDKALKVLRSRLYELECEKQHDAEAEARRSQVGTGDRSEKIRTYNFPQGRVTDHRIKLTLHRLDGILNGDLDEVIDSLIAADQAAKLSNLQESA is encoded by the coding sequence ATGTTTGATAAATTAGAAGACATTCTGATCCGGCTGGAAGAAATCCTAAGACAACTGGCTGAGCCCGGAGTGGCCGGTGACTCCGCCAGATTCCAAAGACTGATGAAAGAACAGGCAGAACTGCAGCCTATTGCAGAGGCTTATAGAGAATATAAATCAAATAAACAGACGATAGAAGACAGCCTGTCCATGCTGGAAGAAGAGAATGATGGAGAGATGAGAGAGATGCTGAAGGAAGAACTCTCATCAGCGAAAAAACGCGTAGAGGAATTAGAGCAGGAAATAAAGATTCTTCTGCTTCCGAAAGACCCCAATGATAACAAAAATGTCATTGTTGAGATACGTGCGGGAGCAGGTGGGGATGAGGCGGCCCTGTTTGCGGCGGAGGTATACCGCATGTATGTGAAGTATGCGGAGAGCCGAAACTGGAAAACAGAGATGATAGATGTCAATGAGAATGGAATCGGAGGGTTCAAGGAAGTGACATTTATGATTAACGGAGCAGGCGCTTATTCCAGAATGAAGTATGAAAGCGGCGTACACCGGGTTCAACGTGTTCCGGAGACGGAAAGCGGAGGCAGAATCCATACCTCAACCATAACGGTTGCTATTATGCCGGAGGCTGAGGAAATTGATTTCCAGCTGGATATGAATGATTGTAAATTTGATGTGTTCCGCGCCTCCGGAAACGGCGGGCAGTGTGTCAATACCACTGATTCAGCTGTCCGGCTGACACATATTCCCACAGGCATTGTGATATCCTGCCAGGATGAAAAGTCCCAGCTCAAAAACAAGGACAAGGCTTTAAAAGTTTTGCGTTCCCGACTTTACGAGCTGGAGTGTGAAAAGCAGCACGATGCAGAAGCGGAGGCCAGAAGAAGCCAGGTAGGGACCGGTGACCGCTCCGAAAAGATAAGAACTTACAACTTCCCTCAGGGACGCGTAACAGATCATAGAATCAAACTGACACTGCACCGCCTGGATGGTATTTTGAACGGTGATCTGGATGAAGTGATTGACAGCCTTATAGCGGCGGATCAGGCCGCAAAGTTAAGTAATTTACAAGAGAGCGCATAA
- a CDS encoding metallophosphoesterase family protein codes for MKILIVSDTHGQAENLVKVLNKVKPLDALIHCGDIEGQTDYVQMISECPCYMVAGNNDWGTSLKREMEFSLDDYRVLLTHGNTYGVSIGTEQLRDEAESRDIQIAMFGHTHRPFLEEKDNLVLLNPGSLSYPRQMGRRPSYIVMEIDQYHEAHYKICFL; via the coding sequence ATGAAGATATTAATTGTTAGCGATACGCATGGACAGGCAGAAAATCTTGTAAAAGTTCTGAATAAGGTAAAACCATTGGATGCGCTGATTCACTGTGGAGACATTGAAGGCCAGACAGATTATGTTCAGATGATTTCGGAGTGTCCCTGCTATATGGTTGCAGGGAATAATGACTGGGGCACCAGTTTGAAGAGGGAAATGGAATTCTCATTGGATGATTACAGGGTATTATTGACACACGGCAATACTTATGGTGTTTCTATAGGAACGGAGCAGCTTCGCGATGAGGCGGAAAGCCGCGATATACAGATTGCCATGTTTGGGCATACACACAGACCGTTTCTCGAGGAAAAAGATAATTTGGTATTGTTGAATCCCGGTTCTTTAAGCTACCCCAGACAGATGGGGCGCAGACCGAGTTATATAGTTATGGAAATTGACCAGTATCATGAAGCACACTATAAGATTTGTTTTCTTTGA
- the glmM gene encoding phosphoglucosamine mutase, producing the protein MGKYFGTDGFRGEANIDLTVEHAFKVGRFLGWYFGKEHRASIVIGKDTRRSSYMFEYSLAAGLTASGADAYLLHVTTTPSVSYVVRTENFDCGIMISASHNPFYDNGIKVIGGQGQKLETSIEKQIEAYIDEKTPHIPFATRENIGRTIDFAAGRNRYIGHLISIPTRSFKNVRVGLDCSNGSASSIAKSVFDAVGAKTYVISNEPDGTNINKDCGSTHIDQLQRFVKDNQLDVGFAYDGDADRCIAVDERGEIVDGDSIMFICGKYMKEQGRLNEDTIVTTIMSNLGLYKACDREGIRYEKTAVGDRNVCENMMANGYSLGGEQSGHIIFSKHAATGDGILTSLMVMEVILEKKTSLHTLANEITIYPQLLKNVRVSNKREARENPAVQAIVKEVEDALGDEGRILVRESGTEPVIRVMVEAEDQSLCETYVNRVLEVIQAENLVAEG; encoded by the coding sequence ATGGGAAAATATTTTGGTACAGACGGTTTTCGGGGAGAAGCCAATATCGATTTGACTGTAGAACATGCCTTTAAGGTAGGCCGCTTTTTGGGCTGGTATTTTGGGAAAGAGCACAGGGCATCCATTGTGATTGGAAAGGACACCCGCCGCTCCAGCTACATGTTTGAGTATTCACTGGCAGCCGGCCTTACTGCATCCGGTGCAGATGCATACCTTTTACATGTCACTACCACACCAAGTGTTTCTTATGTGGTGAGAACCGAGAATTTTGATTGCGGAATTATGATTTCAGCCAGCCACAATCCCTTTTACGATAATGGAATTAAGGTGATAGGCGGACAGGGGCAGAAGCTGGAAACATCCATTGAAAAGCAGATAGAAGCTTATATTGATGAGAAAACTCCACATATTCCATTTGCCACAAGAGAAAATATCGGAAGAACCATAGATTTTGCCGCAGGGAGAAACCGTTACATAGGGCACCTCATCTCCATTCCTACCCGCTCCTTTAAAAATGTACGCGTGGGACTGGATTGTTCAAATGGGAGTGCATCTTCTATTGCAAAAAGTGTATTCGATGCGGTCGGAGCGAAAACCTATGTGATCAGTAATGAACCGGATGGTACAAATATCAATAAAGACTGCGGATCCACACACATTGACCAGCTGCAGAGGTTCGTAAAGGACAATCAGCTGGATGTGGGATTTGCCTATGATGGGGATGCGGACCGCTGCATCGCTGTGGATGAGCGGGGAGAGATTGTGGATGGAGACAGTATCATGTTCATCTGCGGTAAATATATGAAAGAACAGGGGAGGCTGAACGAGGATACAATTGTTACCACGATTATGTCAAATCTGGGCCTTTATAAGGCTTGTGACCGGGAGGGTATCCGTTATGAGAAGACTGCTGTAGGTGACCGCAACGTCTGTGAAAATATGATGGCGAATGGTTATTCTCTGGGCGGTGAGCAGTCCGGACATATTATATTCAGTAAGCATGCTGCGACCGGTGATGGTATCCTGACGTCTTTGATGGTCATGGAAGTAATCCTAGAGAAAAAAACATCGCTCCATACACTGGCAAATGAAATCACAATCTACCCACAGCTGCTTAAGAATGTACGGGTTTCCAATAAGAGAGAGGCCAGGGAGAATCCGGCCGTGCAGGCAATCGTAAAGGAAGTGGAAGATGCGCTGGGAGACGAGGGGAGAATTCTGGTCAGGGAAAGCGGAACAGAGCCGGTAATCCGGGTGATGGTAGAGGCTGAAGATCAGAGTCTGTGCGAAACATATGTAAATCGTGTGCTGGAAGTGATACAGGCGGAGAATCTGGTGGCAGAGGGATAA
- a CDS encoding nucleotidyltransferase family protein, which produces MKKTALVIMAAGIGSRFGKGIKQLEPVGESGEIIMDYSIHDALEAGFNKVVFVIRKDLEEDFRHIIGDRIEKITEVVYAFQELDDLPEGFTKPEGRTKPWGTGQAVLCARDAIQEPFAVINADDYYGKEPFIKLHEYLMEEHTIEQGVHPICMAGFMLGNTLSENGGVTRGICRTDADGNLIGIDETSNIVKTSAGAAVKGADGMKPVDVKSLVSMNMWGMQPEFLEALDTGFKEFLGRMDKEGNKCEYLLPIYIDELLKKRKAQVKVLKTDATWFGVTYQEDKEAVVKAFRQLIAAGVYSAKLYKESR; this is translated from the coding sequence ATGAAAAAAACTGCCTTAGTAATCATGGCGGCAGGAATAGGGAGCCGCTTTGGAAAGGGAATCAAACAACTGGAGCCAGTGGGAGAAAGCGGTGAAATCATCATGGATTATTCGATCCATGATGCTCTGGAAGCAGGATTTAACAAAGTGGTATTCGTAATCCGGAAAGACCTGGAGGAAGACTTCAGACATATCATAGGTGACCGGATAGAAAAAATTACCGAGGTGGTATATGCCTTCCAGGAGCTTGATGACCTGCCGGAGGGCTTTACAAAGCCTGAAGGAAGGACAAAACCCTGGGGAACAGGTCAGGCTGTTCTCTGCGCGCGGGATGCAATACAGGAACCGTTCGCAGTCATTAATGCAGATGATTATTATGGGAAAGAACCCTTTATAAAACTGCATGAATATCTGATGGAAGAGCATACAATAGAACAGGGCGTCCACCCAATTTGTATGGCAGGTTTTATGCTGGGCAATACTTTAAGTGAAAATGGGGGCGTTACCCGTGGCATCTGCAGAACAGATGCGGATGGGAATCTGATTGGAATCGATGAGACGTCCAACATTGTTAAGACATCTGCGGGAGCAGCTGTAAAAGGGGCGGATGGTATGAAACCTGTGGATGTGAAATCGCTGGTTTCCATGAATATGTGGGGGATGCAGCCTGAATTTCTGGAAGCTCTGGACACAGGGTTCAAAGAGTTTTTAGGCAGGATGGATAAAGAGGGGAACAAGTGTGAATATCTCCTGCCCATATACATTGATGAATTGCTTAAAAAAAGAAAAGCACAGGTAAAGGTACTTAAAACAGATGCAACCTGGTTCGGTGTGACCTATCAGGAGGACAAGGAGGCTGTCGTTAAAGCTTTTCGGCAATTGATTGCAGCCGGCGTTTACAGTGCGAAATTGTATAAGGAGAGCAGATAA
- a CDS encoding LCP family protein: protein MGNQEKHEQKKKKKLWIVLLVILAILAVILVSAYAAVKHYYGKSNYVKDDEITVADSVETEDTGLTEEESSALEAETEEVLDDITLPNNKNVYNILLIGVDRRDKSWNGNSDSMILMSINKDTKKIHMTSFMRDLYAAIPGKGVHKLNAACAYGGGPLVVKTIEDNYKIPIDNYASVDFDSMIDIVDLVGGVSIDISEDEMRVANDYIKEMCKLKNEDASKHALTQSGEQLMDGYQAVAYARIRYVGNADYQRTERQREVLSKIIEKSKGLNISQINALANRLLPKVTHNVEEGTMLTLLSEVPTIRNYEIEQSRVPYDGMFSSKGEMLLPDFTSTIRKLQTDIYGNSSVE, encoded by the coding sequence ATGGGCAATCAGGAAAAACACGAACAGAAAAAGAAGAAGAAGTTGTGGATTGTGTTGCTTGTGATTCTGGCGATTCTGGCTGTGATTTTGGTTTCAGCATATGCAGCAGTCAAACATTATTACGGAAAGAGCAATTATGTAAAGGATGATGAGATTACCGTAGCGGACAGCGTGGAGACAGAAGACACCGGACTTACAGAGGAAGAATCCAGTGCTTTGGAGGCGGAAACCGAAGAAGTATTGGATGATATTACCTTGCCAAACAACAAGAACGTCTATAATATCCTGCTGATTGGTGTTGACCGCAGGGATAAATCCTGGAATGGAAATTCGGATTCCATGATTCTTATGTCTATTAATAAGGACACAAAGAAAATTCATATGACCTCATTTATGAGAGATTTGTATGCGGCAATTCCGGGAAAGGGTGTGCACAAATTAAATGCAGCCTGCGCTTACGGGGGAGGGCCTCTTGTAGTGAAGACAATTGAAGATAATTACAAGATTCCAATTGATAATTATGCCAGCGTGGACTTTGATTCCATGATTGATATTGTGGATTTGGTTGGGGGTGTTTCAATTGATATCTCCGAGGATGAAATGAGGGTTGCAAATGACTACATCAAAGAGATGTGTAAACTGAAGAATGAAGATGCATCCAAACATGCACTTACGCAGAGCGGTGAACAGCTTATGGATGGGTATCAGGCGGTGGCTTATGCCAGAATCCGATATGTTGGAAATGCAGATTATCAGAGGACGGAACGCCAGAGAGAGGTTTTAAGTAAAATTATTGAGAAATCAAAAGGATTGAACATCAGCCAGATTAATGCTCTTGCAAATCGTCTCCTGCCGAAGGTCACACATAACGTTGAGGAGGGCACGATGCTAACTCTTTTGTCAGAAGTACCCACCATACGAAACTATGAGATTGAACAGAGCCGTGTTCCATATGATGGTATGTTTTCTTCAAAGGGAGAGATGCTGCTTCCGGATTTTACGTCAACAATCAGGAAGCTGCAGACAGATATATATGGAAATTCCTCAGTAGAATAA
- the rpmE gene encoding 50S ribosomal protein L31, which produces MKEGIHPVYHEATVTCNCGNTFTTGSTKEEIHVEICSKCHPFYTGQQKAASARGRVEKFNKKYGIK; this is translated from the coding sequence ATGAAAGAAGGAATCCATCCAGTTTATCACGAAGCGACTGTTACATGTAACTGTGGCAATACATTTACCACGGGTTCAACTAAAGAAGAAATCCATGTGGAAATCTGCTCCAAATGCCATCCGTTCTATACGGGACAGCAGAAGGCGGCATCAGCTCGTGGACGTGTTGAGAAGTTTAACAAAAAATATGGTATAAAATAA
- the prmC gene encoding peptide chain release factor N(5)-glutamine methyltransferase produces MNEGNTPLRSLKEWRSYGQGYLKDAKIEDADTDAWLLMEYVCKMNRNYYYFHMDDFMEEKAALRYQELIHKRAAHIPVQYLTGEAWFYGESYLVDEHVLIPRQDTEVLIEESLKRLKPGMHILDLCTGSGCILLTLIRNASVTGAGSDISPEALAVAEKNQKRQGLKDCSWIESNLFEKIDGTFDMITSNPPYIPSGEIPGLMEEVRDHEPVLALDGHEDGLYFYRKIIDQSRRHLKSQAWLCMEIGFDQPDALTTLLTEAGYTNIQIIKDLAALPRVAVAQWISKC; encoded by the coding sequence ATGAATGAAGGGAATACGCCCCTGCGGTCTCTGAAGGAATGGAGAAGCTATGGGCAGGGGTATCTGAAAGATGCAAAAATTGAAGATGCGGATACAGATGCCTGGCTGTTAATGGAATATGTCTGTAAAATGAACAGAAACTACTACTATTTTCATATGGATGATTTTATGGAAGAGAAAGCTGCCCTCAGGTATCAGGAGCTGATTCATAAAAGAGCTGCTCACATTCCGGTACAATATCTGACCGGTGAAGCCTGGTTCTATGGGGAATCCTATCTTGTGGACGAGCACGTACTGATTCCCCGCCAGGATACGGAAGTTCTGATAGAAGAAAGCCTGAAGCGTCTAAAGCCCGGTATGCATATACTGGATTTGTGCACCGGCAGCGGATGTATCCTGCTCACACTGATTCGAAACGCTTCCGTAACAGGAGCAGGAAGCGACATATCACCTGAAGCTTTAGCAGTGGCCGAAAAAAACCAGAAAAGACAGGGATTAAAAGACTGTAGCTGGATAGAAAGTAATTTGTTTGAAAAGATTGATGGAACCTTCGATATGATTACGTCCAATCCTCCCTACATCCCTTCCGGGGAAATCCCCGGATTAATGGAAGAAGTCCGTGACCACGAACCGGTTCTGGCTTTAGACGGACACGAAGACGGCTTGTATTTTTACCGAAAAATCATAGACCAGTCCCGCCGTCATCTGAAATCCCAGGCATGGCTCTGTATGGAAATCGGCTTTGATCAGCCCGATGCCCTGACAACTCTGCTGACAGAGGCCGGCTATACCAATATTCAAATAATAAAAGACCTGGCAGCGCTTCCAAGAGTAGCAGTTGCCCAATGGATATCGAAGTGCTAA
- the rho gene encoding transcription termination factor Rho — translation MTKAQYETLHLSKLKELAKARGLKGISVLKKDALIQRMLEEDEKEEIPEQEERTGKEETVVKEPDPVRGRSDNSSGQTYTKPVNDGDEHSRKDFDRLDSGEEVEGILEVMTDGYGFIRSDNFLPGENDVYVAPSQIRRFRLKTGDILKGNTRIKSPTEKFSALLYVKSINNMPPSVCARRMNFEDMTPIFPNRRIYLERKGGSTAMRIVDLVSPVGKGQRGMIVSPPKAGKTTLLKDAAKSILKNNPEMHLMILLIDERPEEVTDIKEAIQGPNVDVIYSTFDELPEHHKRVSEMAIERAKRLVENKKDVVIFIDSITRLARAYNQTVPPSGRTLSGGLDPAALHMPKRFFGAARNMREGGSLTILATALVDTGSKMDDVVYEEFKGTGNMELVLDRKLQERRVFPAIDIAKSGTRREDLLLSREEMEAVNIMRKALNGMKAEEAAENLMNMFTHTKNNQEVVATIRRQKFI, via the coding sequence ATGACAAAAGCGCAATATGAAACATTACACCTCAGTAAGCTGAAGGAATTAGCCAAAGCCCGGGGATTAAAAGGGATATCTGTTTTAAAAAAAGATGCATTAATACAAAGAATGCTGGAAGAAGATGAAAAAGAGGAGATACCTGAACAGGAAGAGAGGACCGGAAAAGAAGAAACGGTTGTAAAAGAGCCTGACCCGGTACGCGGGCGCAGTGATAACAGCTCGGGACAGACATATACGAAACCAGTCAATGACGGTGATGAGCATTCCAGAAAAGATTTTGACCGGCTGGACAGTGGTGAAGAGGTAGAAGGAATTCTTGAGGTCATGACAGATGGTTATGGATTCATTCGTTCCGACAACTTTCTCCCCGGTGAAAATGATGTCTATGTAGCTCCTTCCCAAATCAGACGGTTCCGCTTGAAAACAGGTGATATCCTCAAAGGGAACACCAGAATCAAGTCCCCCACAGAGAAATTCTCAGCATTGCTTTATGTAAAGTCAATCAATAATATGCCTCCATCGGTCTGCGCCAGGAGGATGAATTTTGAAGATATGACACCTATCTTTCCAAATCGCAGAATTTATCTGGAACGTAAAGGCGGAAGCACCGCCATGCGTATCGTAGATCTCGTGAGCCCGGTTGGAAAGGGACAACGAGGTATGATTGTTTCCCCGCCAAAGGCCGGCAAGACAACCTTGCTGAAGGATGCCGCAAAGTCCATTCTGAAGAACAATCCGGAGATGCATCTGATGATTCTCCTGATTGATGAGCGTCCGGAAGAAGTGACGGACATTAAAGAGGCTATTCAGGGACCTAATGTGGACGTGATTTATTCAACCTTTGATGAACTTCCGGAGCACCATAAGAGAGTTTCGGAAATGGCCATTGAACGCGCAAAACGTCTGGTTGAGAATAAGAAAGACGTGGTTATTTTCATCGACAGTATTACAAGACTTGCCCGTGCCTATAATCAGACGGTTCCGCCCAGCGGAAGAACTTTATCAGGTGGTCTGGATCCGGCAGCACTTCATATGCCGAAACGTTTCTTTGGTGCTGCGCGAAACATGCGTGAAGGAGGAAGCCTGACAATTCTTGCCACTGCCCTTGTAGATACGGGAAGTAAGATGGACGACGTGGTTTATGAAGAATTTAAAGGTACCGGAAACATGGAACTTGTCCTGGATAGAAAACTGCAGGAAAGACGCGTTTTCCCGGCCATTGATATTGCCAAATCCGGAACCAGGAGAGAGGATCTGCTGCTTTCAAGGGAGGAAATGGAGGCTGTAAACATCATGAGAAAGGCACTTAACGGTATGAAGGCGGAAGAGGCTGCTGAAAATCTCATGAACATGTTTACACATACAAAAAACAATCAGGAAGTGGTGGCAACAATCCGCCGCCAGAAATTCATATAA